The genomic segment CCCAGGCTATCCGTTACGCCGGTCATGGCAGCCGTCGCCGCTGCCAGCAAGGCAATCGCGCCACACAGTACGGGCTTCATTTTACGCTTTTTCTCACCAATAATGATAAAGGGCACCATGGCGAAAAAAGACGTAACCATCACCGTGAGGTAAAACCACCAATGCGAGGTCGCAGCCAACCCCAGCTCATCCTGGAGCAGAGTCGGAAAAACCAGAAACAGAGACGTCAGTGCGAAATGCAATGCAAAGATGCCAAAGTCCAGCCGTAACAGGCGACCATCTGCCAAGACCTTGCCGACCATTTCCCGCGCTGGATGCGTATCCGCACTCACCTTGTTCTGATGTGGCGTCGGCACGACCTTGGCTACCACCACTAATGCCAACAAAGCCAGCACCGCCGTGGTGTAGAAGATACCCGACAAGCCCCAAGCGGCGCCGAGCAAGGGCCCGACCACCAGCGAAACAGAAAAAGATAAACCAATGGAGATGCCCACGGTTGCCATCGCTTTGGTTCGCTGCTCTTCCCGGGTCAGGTCGCTCAGCATCGCCATCAAAACACTCGCAATAGCGCCGGCTCCCTGCAAAATCCGCCCGGCAATCACTACGTAAATGGAATCCGACGCACCTGCCAACACACTCCCGGCAGCGAACAAAATCAGGCCAAGATAGATCATTTTCTTGCGCCCTACCCGATCCGACATCAAACCGAACGGAATCTGAAGCAACGCCTGACTCAGCCCATAGGCCCCGATCGCAAAACCAATCAGTGCCGGTGTCGCCCCCTGCAAATCACTGCCAAGTAACACAAACACCGGCATAACCATGAAAAGCCCCAGCATACGCATGGCGTATACCGAAGCCAGAGCTGCGACTGAGCGTTTTTCAAGCGCGTTCATATAACCCGTGCCGGAGTGAATGAATAGGGTTGCAGCCGTCGGCCGCGGGCGCGCATTGTACCAGAAGCGAGTCGCTGACGGGACTCCTCACATAACGGGCGAGCCTACGTAGTGTCGGCAACTTAGCCGCGCTCTTCTGAAAACGATATACTGGTCGTTTTTATCGGAAGCGAGGTGTTATGGACCATATCCAGATCAAGGGTGCGCGCACCCACAACCTGAAAAACATCGACCTGGATATGCCGCGGGACAAACTCATCGTGATTACCGGGCTGTCGGGCTCGGGAAAATCGTCCCTGGCGTTCGATACACTCTATGCGGAAGGCCAAAGACGGTACGTAGAATCCTTGTCGACCTACGCGCGGCAATTCCTTTCCATGATGGAAAAGCCCGATGTAGACCACATCGAAGGGCTGTCACCGGCTATTTCCATCGAACAGAAGTCCACATCCCACAACCCGCGCTCGACCGTCGGTACCATCACCGAAATTTACGACTACCTGCGATTACTGTTCGCCCGTGCTGGCGAGCCCCGCTGCCCCGACCATCACCAACCACTGGAAGCTCAAACCGTCAGCCAAATGGTCGATCAGGTGTTGGCGCTCCCGGAAGACAGTAAACTGATGATCCTTGCGCCTGTTATCAGGGACCGCAAAGGTGAGCACCTGCAGGTTATCGACACCATGCGCAGCCAAGGCTTCATTCGGCTGCGGGTGGATGGAACGGTCTATGACATCGACGACGTGCCGGCGCTCGATAAAAAACGCAAACACCAAATTGATGTCGTCGTTGACCGCTTCAAAGTGAAACCCGGCTTGGAACAGCGGCTCGCGGAAAGCTTCGAAACGGCCCTAGATCTTTCCGACGGGATTGCGCTCGTCGCCCCTATGTCCGGCGAAGGCGAAGAACATACGTTTTCCGCCCGCTACGCGTGTAATCAGTGTGGCTATTCCCTAAGCGAGCTTGAACCTCGACTGTTTTCCTTCAACAACCCTGCGGGTGCCTGCCCCACCTGCGACGGATTGGGCGTTCGACAATTCTTCGACCCGGAAAAAATCATTCAGCATCCAGAGGCGACTCTAGCTTCAGGGGCCATCAAAGGCTGGGACCGCCGGGCCGTTTATTACTTTCAGATGCTAACCAGCGTCGCCGAACACTATGGTATGGATCTCGAAACACCGTGGGA from the Marinobacter sp. MDS2 genome contains:
- a CDS encoding MFS transporter encodes the protein MNALEKRSVAALASVYAMRMLGLFMVMPVFVLLGSDLQGATPALIGFAIGAYGLSQALLQIPFGLMSDRVGRKKMIYLGLILFAAGSVLAGASDSIYVVIAGRILQGAGAIASVLMAMLSDLTREEQRTKAMATVGISIGLSFSVSLVVGPLLGAAWGLSGIFYTTAVLALLALVVVAKVVPTPHQNKVSADTHPAREMVGKVLADGRLLRLDFGIFALHFALTSLFLVFPTLLQDELGLAATSHWWFYLTVMVTSFFAMVPFIIIGEKKRKMKPVLCGAIALLAAATAAMTGVTDSLGLAWVVLFFFFMAFNLLEASLPSLISKEAPPASKGTAMGVYSTSQFLGAFLGGALGGYLLQQAGLNGVLWLMAGALVVWLLVALTMPTPSYTTSFVVQLRNAVATPFDDIDQRLRGLSGVADVVIVEEAGTAYLKVDRQHFNEDQLAHLEFVRQGDNT